In one uncultured Methanoregula sp. genomic region, the following are encoded:
- a CDS encoding MFS transporter, which yields MDTPDSFMKQEGFGLLLLSLSLAAFMSSLDSNIVNIALPSISESFDLTTTTVSWVTTSYLLVITGCLLVFGRIADTMGYRKIFLSGFLIFTLGSFCCAILPEIAFGFGSLIASRMFQAVGGAMMLSVSPAMVTAYFPGDWKAKAMSIVAAFAALGTAIASPLGGILSQYLSWHWIFLVNVPIGIFALLLGAKVIPASQPPAASGTFDRAGAGLIFAGLASLVFVVSEGPTLGWTSPVILAIALLAAVTLLWFVRHERWIADPILDLSLFRNRNFFLANLLLLLVGFSFSGICYLLPFYLEYVHNYSPSSTGLVMTALSVPMVLAGLAAGATYKRFGPRRLSILACIPLILGYVMMTRLAFHTSTGFVVAALALIGLGLGLIFTPATTMIMMMVGKAKAGMVSGLTNLERKVPTPLGIATFNAIFIAGAIFIAKDYDVTKRSPSGLRLETLSAGFDLAFIISVVFGIVILIIAIAIREETHPDYAEEANILHGDSH from the coding sequence ATGGACACGCCGGATTCCTTCATGAAGCAGGAGGGATTCGGCCTTCTCCTCCTCTCCCTCTCGCTTGCGGCCTTCATGTCGAGCCTCGACAGCAATATCGTGAATATCGCGCTGCCGTCAATCTCCGAATCCTTCGATCTCACCACAACGACCGTGAGCTGGGTCACCACTTCGTACCTGCTTGTCATCACGGGCTGCCTCCTTGTCTTTGGCAGGATTGCGGATACGATGGGATACCGGAAGATCTTCCTGTCGGGTTTTCTTATCTTCACGCTCGGATCCTTCTGCTGCGCTATCCTGCCGGAGATCGCGTTCGGATTTGGCTCGCTCATCGCTTCCCGGATGTTCCAGGCCGTGGGCGGGGCAATGATGCTGTCGGTATCTCCTGCCATGGTCACCGCGTATTTCCCGGGCGACTGGAAGGCGAAAGCGATGAGCATCGTCGCGGCCTTTGCCGCCCTCGGCACGGCAATTGCATCCCCCCTTGGCGGCATCCTGAGCCAGTACCTCTCCTGGCACTGGATCTTCCTCGTCAACGTACCGATCGGGATCTTTGCCCTCCTCCTCGGGGCAAAGGTCATCCCCGCATCGCAGCCACCGGCTGCCTCCGGCACGTTCGACCGGGCCGGCGCCGGCCTTATCTTTGCCGGGCTCGCGTCGCTCGTCTTTGTGGTATCGGAAGGCCCGACCCTGGGCTGGACATCCCCCGTCATCCTCGCAATCGCGCTCCTTGCGGCAGTCACCCTGCTCTGGTTCGTCCGCCACGAACGGTGGATTGCTGACCCGATCCTCGATCTCAGTCTCTTCCGGAACCGGAACTTCTTTCTGGCAAACCTTCTCCTCCTCCTGGTTGGTTTCAGTTTCTCCGGCATCTGCTATCTCCTGCCGTTTTATCTCGAGTATGTTCATAATTATTCTCCCTCTTCCACCGGCCTTGTCATGACCGCGCTCTCGGTTCCCATGGTGCTCGCCGGCCTCGCGGCGGGTGCGACCTATAAACGGTTCGGGCCGCGCCGGCTCTCCATCCTTGCATGCATCCCTCTCATCCTCGGTTATGTCATGATGACCCGGCTCGCATTCCACACCTCGACCGGCTTTGTCGTAGCTGCCCTTGCCCTGATAGGCCTCGGGCTGGGACTGATCTTCACCCCGGCCACGACCATGATCATGATGATGGTTGGAAAAGCAAAAGCCGGGATGGTCTCGGGCCTTACGAACCTTGAGCGGAAAGTGCCCACACCTCTCGGGATCGCGACCTTCAATGCGATCTTCATCGCGGGGGCCATTTTTATTGCAAAAGACTATGATGTTACCAAGCGGTCGCCGTCCGGTCTCCGTCTGGAGACTCTCTCGGCAGGATTCGATCTTGCATTCATCATCTCGGTCGTATTCGGGATCGTGATCCTGATTATCGCCATCGCCATCAGAGAAGAGACCCACCCGGACTATGCGGAAGAGGCGAACATTTTGCATGGGGATTCTCACTGA
- a CDS encoding TMEM175 family protein yields MMTNWQECRSLTIFDKSRMDTLTDGVFAIAMTLLITGLDIPRLGGIITGSSVDTVILNIVPDFIHYLIAFVLLANFWWAHHLRSHYLQGVNQKIIFLNMVTLLFVGLIPFSTNLVGDFPLNTHAALIFEINLLCLGLLSVLQWNTVIANKMCLKKSADQKMMAIGKEDSYIFPILSFIAIVLSLVSVPWSVFIYLIAPVYIIAVQWKDAKSAHTNLKVT; encoded by the coding sequence ATGATGACAAACTGGCAGGAATGCAGGAGTCTTACCATCTTTGATAAAAGCCGGATGGATACGCTGACCGACGGGGTCTTTGCGATCGCGATGACGCTGCTGATAACGGGCCTGGATATTCCCCGGCTCGGGGGGATTATTACCGGTAGTAGCGTTGATACGGTGATTCTGAATATTGTTCCCGATTTTATCCATTACCTCATCGCATTCGTCCTTCTCGCAAACTTCTGGTGGGCACATCACCTGAGATCCCACTATCTCCAGGGAGTCAACCAGAAGATCATCTTTCTCAATATGGTGACACTGCTCTTTGTCGGGCTGATCCCGTTTTCCACGAACCTTGTCGGCGATTTTCCCCTGAACACGCATGCCGCCCTCATCTTCGAGATCAACCTCTTATGCCTGGGACTCTTATCCGTCCTGCAATGGAACACCGTTATCGCAAACAAAATGTGTCTTAAAAAGAGTGCTGACCAGAAAATGATGGCCATCGGGAAGGAAGATTCCTATATATTCCCCATACTGTCGTTCATCGCAATTGTCCTGTCCCTGGTATCGGTCCCATGGAGCGTGTTCATTTACCTGATTGCCCCGGTGTATATCATCGCGGTACAATGGAAGGATGCGAAATCCGCTCATACAAACCTGAAAGTTACCTGA
- a CDS encoding PINc/VapC family ATPase, with product MILVPDTSVLIDGRITSMIKAGEYKGATIIVPEAVIAELEAQANNGREIGFSGLNELQQLCKMAEEKTIELKFSGIRPSLEQVKLASGGEIDAMIRSIAIENSARFITSDNVQAEVARAKGLDVIYLKAQVTDFVPLAIDQFFDEHTIAVYLKERISPRARKGTINDMKLVKIREAPTSEYELRMMAQEILERAKRDPDGFIEVEKRGITIVQIGSMRIAIARRPFSDGMEITAVRPIVDVTLADYTKSDIITKRITSDKRGMIIVGSPGSGKTTLAQSLATYLSDSGFIVKTMEAPRELQVPDQITQYTMLDGSMSNTADVLLLVRPDFVIFDELRKSEDFSVFADMRLAGLGMVGVIHANGVQDAVQRFSDRVDFSVLPQIVNTIIFLKQGVITKIYDVGFTIKVPEGMANEMHLRPVTTITDHETGELVVDVFRYDGETIVMPILTPQAPAPAAKPAPASRVQQVGTPVNAAPATRTPAPAPEPVKKESDDRPGWRLTEKEIQREIGRYTEGFVDVQMVSDTKAVVYIDDKDVPAAIGKGGKNVSGIVNKLGIGIDIKPRSEFDRQQAQPAKAEEDINLGGGIRIHTDKKQLAILAPSESGKIVDVFAGKEYLFTATVNEQGEIHLAKNSSIAQEMIRRYTNNEVIKLRPV from the coding sequence ATGATTTTAGTGCCAGATACGAGCGTCCTCATCGACGGACGCATTACATCCATGATAAAAGCCGGTGAATACAAGGGTGCAACAATAATCGTCCCGGAAGCAGTTATTGCAGAACTGGAAGCCCAGGCAAATAACGGACGCGAGATAGGGTTCTCGGGCTTAAACGAACTGCAGCAGCTGTGCAAAATGGCCGAAGAGAAAACCATTGAACTCAAATTCTCCGGTATCCGCCCATCGCTTGAACAGGTAAAACTCGCAAGCGGCGGGGAGATCGACGCGATGATCCGAAGCATCGCGATAGAGAATTCTGCACGGTTCATCACGAGCGACAACGTGCAGGCCGAGGTGGCACGGGCAAAAGGGCTCGATGTCATATACCTGAAAGCCCAGGTAACCGATTTTGTCCCGCTCGCCATCGACCAGTTCTTTGACGAGCACACGATTGCCGTGTACCTCAAGGAACGTATATCGCCGAGGGCCAGGAAAGGGACCATCAACGACATGAAACTCGTGAAGATCCGCGAGGCCCCGACAAGCGAGTACGAGCTCCGGATGATGGCCCAGGAGATCCTGGAGCGGGCCAAGCGCGACCCCGACGGCTTCATCGAAGTCGAGAAGCGGGGCATCACTATTGTCCAGATCGGATCCATGCGGATCGCTATTGCACGCCGGCCATTCTCCGACGGCATGGAGATCACCGCCGTCCGCCCCATCGTGGACGTGACGCTTGCCGACTACACCAAGTCCGATATCATCACGAAGAGGATCACGAGCGACAAACGGGGCATGATCATCGTCGGCTCGCCCGGCTCCGGCAAGACCACGCTCGCCCAGAGCCTTGCCACCTACCTCTCGGACAGCGGGTTTATTGTCAAGACCATGGAAGCTCCCCGCGAGCTCCAGGTCCCGGACCAGATCACCCAGTACACGATGCTCGACGGGAGCATGTCCAACACGGCCGATGTCCTCCTGCTCGTCCGGCCCGACTTCGTCATCTTCGACGAGCTCAGGAAGAGCGAGGATTTCAGTGTCTTTGCCGACATGCGCCTCGCAGGCCTCGGCATGGTCGGGGTTATCCACGCGAACGGCGTCCAGGACGCAGTCCAGCGCTTTTCCGACCGGGTCGACTTCTCCGTCCTCCCGCAGATCGTCAACACGATTATATTCCTCAAGCAGGGCGTCATCACGAAAATTTATGACGTGGGCTTCACCATCAAGGTTCCCGAGGGCATGGCAAACGAGATGCACCTCCGGCCCGTCACCACCATCACCGACCACGAGACCGGCGAACTGGTAGTCGACGTCTTCCGGTACGATGGCGAGACCATCGTGATGCCCATCCTGACACCGCAGGCCCCGGCACCGGCAGCCAAACCCGCTCCCGCCTCCCGGGTCCAGCAGGTAGGCACTCCCGTAAATGCGGCACCGGCAACCCGGACACCCGCACCGGCCCCGGAGCCGGTCAAGAAGGAGAGCGACGACCGTCCCGGCTGGAGACTCACCGAGAAGGAGATCCAGCGCGAGATCGGGCGTTACACCGAGGGCTTTGTGGACGTCCAGATGGTCTCCGATACAAAAGCGGTTGTTTACATCGATGACAAGGACGTTCCCGCAGCCATAGGAAAGGGCGGCAAGAACGTCTCGGGCATTGTGAACAAGCTCGGCATCGGGATCGACATCAAGCCCCGGTCGGAGTTCGACCGGCAGCAGGCACAGCCGGCCAAGGCCGAGGAAGATATCAACCTCGGCGGCGGCATCAGGATTCACACCGACAAGAAGCAGCTCGCGATCCTCGCCCCCTCAGAAAGCGGCAAGATCGTCGACGTCTTTGCCGGCAAGGAGTACCTCTTCACGGCCACCGTGAACGAGCAGGGCGAGATCCACCTGGCCAAGAACTCGAGCATTGCCCAGGAAATGATCCGGCGCTACACGAACAACGAAGTCATCAAGCTGAGGCCGGTATAA
- a CDS encoding nucleotidyltransferase domain-containing protein, whose amino-acid sequence MVDAKVIEAVNFFKKTLESTGIHISDLILFGSSSSGALQPGSDIDIAVISDDFSGMDIFARARSTKDAELSTIRKYRIALDIITLTPNEYQDQNSLFLNNIRKGIPVHSAQSA is encoded by the coding sequence ATGGTTGATGCAAAAGTCATCGAAGCGGTAAATTTTTTCAAAAAAACTCTTGAGTCCACAGGAATCCATATCAGTGATCTGATCCTGTTCGGTTCTTCCAGTTCCGGGGCACTTCAACCAGGAAGTGATATCGACATTGCCGTGATATCCGATGATTTTTCCGGCATGGATATTTTTGCACGGGCACGCTCAACAAAAGATGCTGAGCTCAGCACGATCCGGAAATACCGGATAGCTCTTGACATCATCACGCTCACACCCAATGAATACCAGGATCAGAACTCTCTGTTTCTTAATAATATCCGGAAAGGAATTCCTGTTCACTCAGCTCAATCAGCATGA
- a CDS encoding restriction endonuclease, with amino-acid sequence MGKLKIFADGDTPNAQANARGHLFESLMADVLAHSGYKIENKPHVNYAGMEIDIEGRTLINDVKLYAECKCYDKEIDSPKFLAFFGKYMSMWVEDNHCQGLFIAIPGINSHVRGFYNTKCKENNKFNIRVLDENDVLKTIIEAKLTVSHDVITNSIDKITFEIGDWNIMYTDIGLFWVQYILRKGEGTPSSLALIDSKGNLINDPKTIEYLKKINSELSNFQIFSTREKKPEFSQSTQVIPDEQIVKVQGSSSCFEYQFPASPDFLVGRKKEKTEILSFFNQVINKEVSSRGLLFEGNSGWGKSSLALTTVELLKNSGNFGITIDSRTASSSQFVLKAVEYSLNSFGDFSGIVKKTTNPYKISGFDSGVSKLITIGHELEKQKKVMVIIFDQFENVFFIPDALNRIRDLFFQITDAQTNIILGFSWKTDLVGSINEFPYEIQNYIRNSSKPILLRPFNDQDTNELLTLLEGELKPKRKLTKDLIFFLSDFSQGFPWRLKKLCSHVKSQIENGSTQEEIATRLLNIEDLFQDDIEKLNPQELDALHRIAKVAPISFQELSSDDFDPAIVRNLVDLRLLVKIGPKYDIYMDNFRDYLNTGHLLFQENYLLRMTPGSIIKTIQILSPNSGKMLIPEFMKKANLKQYSYYNVARDIRLLGLAKIENNEIILNVKLPDDAINLNLALKPLIKEKIKYNRLVSHIVDQIDRKDQLTLRDISDSLRELCPYIVASSNTWDKYSSILLTWIDFADLAIFDKRERTVRPILVDREIKRPNIIIPRRKTGFRTPSIQVSAIEKVAMRLFEAANSNVPFNTQGIKESTLKKALCMLEDLDFIERKTSSIELKQILIDFVNNVDARSIIFSTQAKNFKSYEIIEKLLEEKPDISYDDLCLEFERIINIRLSKQTVKWIVKILLNWARYAGITNNNYSRGRMSHFDKNQQTII; translated from the coding sequence ATGGGTAAATTGAAAATATTTGCTGATGGTGACACTCCTAATGCTCAAGCCAATGCACGAGGTCATCTTTTTGAATCTTTGATGGCGGATGTATTAGCTCATTCCGGATATAAAATTGAAAATAAACCCCATGTCAATTATGCAGGAATGGAAATTGATATTGAAGGAAGAACTCTGATCAATGATGTCAAACTTTATGCTGAATGCAAATGTTATGACAAAGAAATAGATTCTCCAAAATTTCTTGCTTTTTTTGGAAAATACATGTCGATGTGGGTAGAAGATAATCATTGCCAAGGCCTTTTTATTGCAATCCCGGGTATAAACAGCCATGTTAGAGGATTTTACAATACTAAATGCAAAGAGAATAATAAATTCAACATCAGAGTTCTTGACGAAAATGATGTTTTAAAAACAATAATTGAAGCAAAATTAACTGTTTCTCATGATGTTATCACAAATTCTATAGATAAAATCACTTTTGAAATTGGTGATTGGAATATAATGTATACCGACATTGGCCTCTTTTGGGTTCAATATATCTTACGAAAAGGTGAAGGTACACCCTCATCGTTAGCACTCATTGATTCCAAAGGAAATTTGATTAATGATCCAAAAACAATTGAATATTTAAAAAAGATAAATTCTGAACTATCAAATTTTCAGATTTTTTCCACTCGGGAGAAAAAACCGGAATTTAGTCAAAGCACCCAAGTAATTCCTGATGAACAGATTGTAAAGGTGCAAGGAAGTTCCTCATGTTTTGAGTATCAGTTTCCAGCATCTCCAGATTTTCTTGTTGGAAGAAAAAAAGAAAAAACTGAAATTTTATCTTTTTTTAATCAAGTCATTAATAAAGAAGTCTCATCGAGAGGATTGTTATTCGAAGGAAATTCAGGGTGGGGGAAAAGCTCCTTAGCTCTCACAACGGTGGAATTACTGAAAAATTCCGGGAATTTTGGTATAACAATTGATTCTCGAACTGCATCGTCTTCACAATTTGTTTTGAAAGCTGTTGAATACAGTCTTAACTCGTTTGGTGACTTTTCCGGAATTGTAAAAAAAACAACCAATCCCTATAAAATTTCTGGATTTGATAGCGGTGTCTCTAAATTAATTACGATTGGACACGAATTGGAGAAACAAAAAAAAGTAATGGTAATTATTTTTGACCAATTCGAAAATGTTTTTTTTATCCCAGATGCTTTAAATCGCATTCGTGATTTATTCTTTCAAATTACTGACGCTCAGACGAATATAATTCTTGGTTTTTCTTGGAAAACAGATCTCGTCGGATCGATTAATGAATTTCCATATGAAATTCAAAATTACATCCGAAATTCCAGTAAACCCATTTTACTGCGTCCTTTTAATGATCAAGATACCAATGAGTTACTTACCCTATTAGAAGGCGAGTTAAAGCCTAAACGTAAATTGACTAAAGATTTAATTTTTTTCTTATCCGATTTCTCACAAGGTTTCCCTTGGCGATTGAAAAAATTATGCTCGCATGTGAAATCACAGATAGAAAATGGATCAACCCAAGAAGAAATTGCTACTCGTCTCTTAAATATTGAAGATCTTTTCCAAGACGATATTGAGAAACTTAATCCTCAAGAGTTGGATGCTTTACATCGGATAGCAAAAGTTGCTCCAATTAGTTTCCAAGAGTTAAGCAGTGATGATTTTGATCCTGCAATAGTCCGAAATCTTGTAGATTTACGCCTATTAGTTAAAATTGGGCCAAAATATGATATTTATATGGATAATTTCCGAGATTATCTTAATACTGGGCATTTGCTGTTTCAAGAAAATTATCTATTACGGATGACACCCGGTAGTATCATTAAAACAATTCAAATTTTAAGTCCGAATTCTGGAAAAATGTTGATTCCAGAATTTATGAAAAAAGCAAATCTCAAACAGTATTCCTACTACAATGTTGCCAGGGACATACGATTGCTTGGATTAGCTAAAATTGAAAATAACGAAATAATATTGAATGTAAAATTACCGGATGACGCAATAAATCTAAATCTCGCTTTAAAACCCCTAATCAAAGAAAAAATAAAATATAATCGTTTAGTTTCTCATATTGTCGATCAAATTGACCGAAAAGATCAATTAACCCTTCGCGATATATCCGATTCACTTAGAGAATTGTGTCCCTACATCGTGGCTAGTTCAAATACATGGGATAAATACAGTTCGATTTTACTCACATGGATCGATTTTGCAGACCTTGCAATATTTGATAAAAGAGAAAGAACGGTCCGTCCTATTTTAGTCGACAGGGAAATTAAACGACCGAATATAATCATCCCTCGAAGGAAGACTGGTTTTCGAACGCCCTCAATCCAAGTGTCTGCTATAGAAAAAGTGGCAATGAGATTGTTTGAAGCTGCAAATTCCAATGTACCCTTTAACACACAAGGGATTAAGGAAAGTACTCTAAAAAAAGCCCTATGTATGCTGGAAGATCTCGATTTCATTGAAAGAAAAACATCATCTATTGAGTTAAAACAAATTTTGATTGATTTTGTTAATAACGTTGATGCACGAAGTATTATTTTTTCCACACAAGCGAAAAATTTTAAATCGTACGAAATTATTGAAAAATTATTAGAAGAAAAGCCAGATATTTCTTATGACGATTTATGTTTAGAATTTGAAAGGATAATTAATATCCGGCTCTCAAAACAAACTGTCAAGTGGATTGTTAAGATTCTATTAAATTGGGCAAGATATGCAGGAATTACAAATAATAATTATTCGCGTGGGCGCATGTCGCATTTCGATAAAAATCAACAAACAATAATTTGA
- a CDS encoding type II toxin-antitoxin system PemK/MazF family toxin — protein MKGKIVLVHFPFTDLTAAKLRPALVIHETLQDVIVAFVSSRVPTQLTGSDLSISEDSPAFSDTGLKVSSVIKFDKIATVSKDLVEGEIGEIPANLAQDCNAIMSHIFHL, from the coding sequence ATGAAGGGAAAAATTGTCCTGGTCCATTTCCCGTTCACGGACCTGACTGCCGCAAAACTCCGTCCCGCTCTGGTTATCCATGAAACTCTCCAGGATGTTATTGTCGCATTTGTTTCATCCCGTGTCCCGACGCAGCTGACCGGCTCCGATCTTTCCATTTCGGAGGATTCTCCCGCATTTTCAGATACCGGGCTCAAGGTTTCATCGGTAATAAAATTCGATAAGATTGCAACTGTTTCCAAGGATCTTGTTGAAGGAGAGATTGGGGAAATTCCTGCAAATCTTGCGCAGGATTGTAATGCGATCATGAGTCATATATTCCATCTCTGA
- a CDS encoding nucleoside 2-deoxyribosyltransferase domain-containing protein: protein MKKRVYIAGPLFSQAELDFNENVEKSLNDLGYETFLPQRDGHTLSDLISRGEPEDDAIKKIFELDVREIQKSDILLLILDGRVPDEGACVELGIAYANKKECIGLKTDSRCLMENLDNPLILGALDGKIARSIDDLRNFL from the coding sequence ATGAAAAAAAGGGTGTATATCGCGGGTCCGCTGTTTTCACAGGCCGAACTGGATTTTAATGAAAACGTGGAAAAATCTCTGAATGATCTGGGCTATGAAACCTTCCTTCCCCAGAGAGATGGTCACACATTATCCGATTTGATTTCCCGGGGAGAACCGGAAGATGATGCAATCAAAAAAATATTTGAGCTGGATGTCAGGGAAATCCAGAAATCCGATATTCTCCTCCTGATCCTTGACGGGAGAGTACCCGATGAAGGTGCCTGCGTTGAATTAGGCATCGCATATGCCAATAAAAAAGAGTGTATCGGCCTGAAAACCGATTCCCGGTGTCTGATGGAGAATCTCGATAACCCGCTTATCCTGGGAGCACTTGATGGAAAAATCGCCCGGAGCATTGACGATCTTCGTAATTTTCTTTAA
- a CDS encoding type II toxin-antitoxin system PemK/MazF family toxin, whose product MGEPVKGDIVVVLFPFSDLSNAKKRPALVLATPDGEDVILCQITSRLVSDRYAVLIGEDDFSAGSLRQESNVRPTRIFTADKKIIQYIAGHLKDDVMERIVNRLIDIVRA is encoded by the coding sequence ATGGGCGAACCTGTGAAAGGCGACATCGTTGTCGTCCTCTTCCCTTTTTCTGATCTGAGTAATGCGAAGAAACGCCCGGCACTGGTTCTTGCAACACCTGACGGTGAAGATGTTATTCTCTGCCAGATTACGAGCCGGCTTGTATCAGACCGCTACGCAGTTCTCATTGGCGAAGATGATTTCTCCGCAGGGTCGCTCCGGCAGGAGAGCAATGTCAGACCGACCCGGATATTTACTGCAGATAAGAAAATTATTCAGTATATCGCAGGCCATCTGAAGGATGATGTGATGGAACGGATTGTCAATCGTCTGATTGATATCGTCCGGGCATGA